Proteins found in one Thalassomonas actiniarum genomic segment:
- the nuoL gene encoding NADH-quinone oxidoreductase subunit L, which produces MSLLAWIPFYPLVSFLILIALGKRLSWGLASTLSVGAIALSAISSALVISQLASADSGIISVKLWSWFSLGGGEVNFSFYLDSLSAVMISVVSGVGLLIHAYAAAYMKNDENFSRFMAYMNLFIVAMLILVLADNLVLLYLGWEGVGLCSFLLIGFWYQEKENVLAARKAFIVTRVGDTAMAIGLFLLFKSLGELNIVAVNASAHALWQIGDELPYWIALLLLGGAVGKSAQLPLQTWLPDAMAGPTPVSALIHAATMVTAGVYLIARMQGVFLLSPEVMSYVAWIGALTLLLAGVAALAQKDIKRVLAYSTMSQIGYMMLALGAGAWSAGVFHLMTHAFFKALLFLTAGSVILALHHQQDLFKMGGLLKKLPVESGLFIVGLICLMALPGTSGFFSKEAIIATLWSSPTAGPVLWWGAILGALLTSIYSCRLFFLAFLGASREHDKVHDLHHDHPSVLLRWPLFLLALLSLFGGLISLDFTEVFSVASSADGVQEPAWLHSLAIATPFIGIAFAWFFFKSYRDNNGEALEMKPGGLNRFCGDGLGFDWLYHYLLVRPYCFLANINRRDVIDQLLMFNGWYVRLWHDALSASQNGSLRWYAAGIGLAVVCLAGVITL; this is translated from the coding sequence ATGTCACTTTTAGCCTGGATACCTTTTTATCCCCTGGTCAGTTTCCTGATTTTGATCGCCTTGGGCAAACGTTTGTCCTGGGGGCTGGCCTCAACACTCAGTGTCGGCGCTATTGCCTTAAGTGCTATTTCCAGCGCCCTGGTGATCAGCCAGCTGGCAAGTGCCGACAGCGGTATTATCAGCGTGAAATTATGGAGCTGGTTCAGCCTGGGCGGCGGCGAGGTCAATTTCAGCTTTTATCTCGACAGCCTGTCGGCGGTGATGATTTCTGTGGTCAGCGGTGTCGGTTTGCTTATTCATGCCTATGCTGCCGCTTATATGAAAAACGACGAGAACTTCAGCCGTTTTATGGCTTATATGAATTTATTTATCGTCGCCATGTTGATTTTAGTGCTGGCGGATAACCTGGTGCTCCTGTACTTGGGTTGGGAAGGGGTCGGCTTGTGCAGCTTCTTGCTGATAGGTTTCTGGTACCAGGAAAAAGAAAATGTCCTGGCGGCGCGCAAGGCCTTTATCGTCACCCGGGTGGGGGATACCGCCATGGCCATCGGTTTGTTTTTATTATTTAAATCCCTGGGCGAGCTTAATATTGTCGCCGTCAATGCATCGGCTCACGCTTTATGGCAAATCGGCGATGAGCTGCCTTACTGGATTGCACTGTTATTACTGGGCGGCGCGGTGGGCAAGTCGGCGCAATTGCCGCTGCAAACCTGGCTGCCGGATGCCATGGCGGGGCCGACGCCGGTCAGTGCCCTGATCCATGCCGCTACTATGGTGACCGCCGGGGTTTATCTGATCGCCCGTATGCAGGGAGTATTTCTGCTTTCACCCGAGGTGATGTCTTATGTTGCCTGGATCGGCGCTTTAACCCTGCTGCTGGCGGGAGTTGCCGCGCTGGCACAAAAGGATATCAAACGGGTGCTGGCTTACTCCACCATGAGCCAGATAGGCTATATGATGCTGGCACTCGGTGCGGGCGCCTGGTCGGCGGGGGTTTTTCATTTAATGACCCATGCCTTTTTTAAGGCGCTGCTGTTTTTGACCGCAGGCTCTGTGATACTGGCGCTGCATCACCAGCAGGATCTGTTTAAAATGGGTGGCTTGCTCAAAAAACTGCCGGTGGAAAGCGGCCTGTTTATTGTCGGTTTGATCTGTTTAATGGCCTTGCCCGGGACTTCCGGCTTTTTCTCCAAGGAGGCGATTATTGCCACCTTATGGTCTTCGCCTACTGCGGGGCCTGTCTTGTGGTGGGGGGCAATACTTGGCGCGTTACTTACCAGTATCTACAGCTGCCGGTTATTTTTCCTCGCCTTTCTCGGGGCCAGCCGCGAGCATGACAAGGTGCATGACTTGCATCATGACCACCCGAGCGTGCTGCTGCGCTGGCCGTTATTTTTACTGGCGTTACTGTCTTTATTTGGCGGATTAATTTCCCTGGATTTTACTGAGGTGTTCTCTGTTGCCTCTTCAGCTGATGGCGTTCAAGAACCTGCCTGGCTGCATTCCCTTGCCATTGCCACACCTTTTATCGGTATCGCCTTTGCCTGGTTCTTCTTTAAAAGCTACCGGGACAATAACGGAGAAGCGCTTGAGATGAAACCCGGGGGACTTAACCGCTTTTGCGGTGATGGCCTGGGTTTTGACTGGCTCTATCATTATTTACTGGTACGGCCCTATTGTTTCCTTGCCAACATCAACCGCCGGGATGTTATCGATCAGCTGCTTATGTTCAACGGCTGGTATGTCAGGTTATGGCACGACGCCTTGTCCGCCAGTCAGAACGGCAGCCTGCGCTGGTATGCCGCCGGT
- the nuoJ gene encoding NADH-quinone oxidoreductase subunit J, whose protein sequence is MTIELMFYLAGAVAVLASLKVVTGKNTIHALLYLVVSLLAVAVCFYLMGAPFAAGLEVIVYAGAILVLFVFSVMLFNLNHDEVLFARQSQGLGFWAGPVVLAMCLLALLVNIIQSADIQDKLTVNLVDAKQVGILLYGPYLLAVEIASFLLLAGLIAGYHYARPEGPGSHGGRS, encoded by the coding sequence ATGACGATAGAGCTGATGTTTTATCTGGCGGGAGCCGTGGCGGTTCTGGCCAGCTTAAAGGTGGTGACCGGGAAAAATACCATACATGCCCTTTTGTACCTGGTGGTGTCTCTGCTGGCGGTGGCGGTGTGTTTTTATCTGATGGGGGCACCGTTTGCCGCCGGACTTGAGGTTATCGTTTATGCCGGCGCTATCCTGGTCTTGTTTGTTTTTTCCGTGATGCTGTTTAACTTAAATCATGATGAAGTCCTGTTTGCCCGGCAAAGCCAGGGTTTAGGTTTCTGGGCCGGACCTGTGGTGTTGGCCATGTGCCTGTTGGCACTGCTGGTCAACATCATCCAAAGCGCAGATATCCAGGATAAGCTCACCGTTAACCTGGTGGATGCCAAACAGGTGGGCATATTGCTTTATGGCCCCTATCTGTTGGCGGTAGAAATTGCTTCTTTCCTGTTATTGGCCGGTTTGATTGCCGGGTATCATTATGCAAGACCTGAAGGGCCGGGCAGCCATGGAGGTCGCTCATGA
- the nuoK gene encoding NADH-quinone oxidoreductase subunit NuoK: protein MTAIPLNHVLILACILFSIGFIGVIVRKNTLFILMSLEIMLNAVGVAFIGAGSVWQQADGQIMFILILSLAAAEVAIGLALLIRMQRRYQSLDIDKLSEMRG, encoded by the coding sequence ATGACAGCTATTCCGTTAAATCACGTGCTGATACTTGCCTGTATTTTATTTTCCATAGGTTTTATCGGCGTCATCGTCCGTAAAAATACCCTGTTTATCCTGATGAGCCTTGAGATCATGCTTAATGCCGTAGGGGTGGCCTTTATCGGCGCCGGCAGTGTCTGGCAGCAGGCAGACGGGCAGATCATGTTTATTTTGATCTTATCGCTGGCGGCGGCCGAGGTGGCGATAGGGCTGGCGCTGCTGATCAGGATGCAGCGCAGGTATCAGTCGCTCGATATTGATAAACTCAGTGAAATGCGGGGGTAA